The Terriglobales bacterium genomic sequence ATTCCGAGACTGGCCGCAAGTACAACCTGAAGACCGACAAGAAAGGCGAATTCTTCAGCATTGGCGTCTCTCCCGGAAAATACGACGTGACCGTCACCAAAGACGGCAAGCTTGTGTACAGCACTAAGTTCCAGGTTTCGCTCAGTGTGGAAGTGAACCAGCTGGACATGGATCTCACCCCGGCACCGGCCGGACAGGAAGCCGTCCAAGCTCCTGCACCAACCGGAAAGCAAGAAACCCAGCCCAAGCTGACCGAGGAGCAAAAGAAGCAGATTGAAGAGACTAACAAGAAGAATGCCGAGATCCTGAAGGAAAACGCGAAGATCGGCAATCTCAACAACCTGCTGAAGGAAGCTCAGGCGGACATGACCGCCAAGAATTACGACGGCGCTGTCCAGGTGATGCAGCAAGCGGCAGAGGCTGACAATAGCCAGCACGATCAGGTGTACGGGGTCTATGGTGACGCCTTACTTGCCGCCAAGAAATACCCCGAGGCGATCGACGCCTACAACAAGGCCGTCCAAATCGGCTCAACGCAAACACGCGCGAACTCCAAGCAGATGGTGGCCTCCTACTACAACAATCTCGGCCAGGCCTATGCTCGGACGAATAAGATTCCCGAATCGATCGACGCTTACAACAAGGCAGCCGAACAGGATCCGACGCGTGCCTCGCAGTTCTATTACAACGAAGGCGCAGTGCTTACCAATACGGGAAAGGCAGACGAGGCTAACACCGCTTTCACGAAAGCCATCCAAGCCGACCCAACTCACGCCGACGCGTACTATCAGCGCGCCATCAATTCGCTGCAGAAGGCGACCGTCGACAAGCAGGGAAAGATGATTGCACCGGCCGGTACAGTCGATGATTTCAACAAGTATTTGGAGCTTCAGCCTACCGGTCCCTACGCCGACGGCGCCAAGCAGATGCTTGATACTCTCGGCGCAAAGATCACCACCGGCTTCAAGACGACAAAGAAGTAGACGTTCAGCCACTACAATGTTCAGGGCGGCCTGTTTGGCCGCCCTTTTTTGATTGAATGTCCGCGAGCCAAGCCCACAGCCGAATCGAGAGACTGCTCAGCTTCGAAGATGCCCAGGAATGTGTGCGTTCTCAAGCAGAGTTGCTGCGCAAACAGCCCCGCACTAGCGAGCAGGTGCCACTTCTCGAATCCCTGGGACGCACGTTAGCCGAGGAGATCGTCGCGGATCGCAACTTACCTCCATTTCCTCGCGCTACACGCGACGGCTACGCAGTGCGTGCCGAAGATGTCCAGCTCATTCCGACCGAACTCAGAATCGTAGGGCAGATACGCGCAGGCGGCGAACTTCCTGAAGGTTTCACCAAGCTTTCGAGGGGGCAAGCAATTTCGATCATGACCGGTGCTCCTGTTCCCAGCGGAGCGAACGGAGTGGTCATGGTCGAGCACACTGAGCGAAAAGGCGATTCCGTTCGCCTGCTGAGATCGGTGACAAATGGGGAGAACGTCGTGCCTCTTGGCAGTGAAGCCCGCGCGGGAGCCGTGCTGATTGAACGAGGAACCCGCGTTTCCCACGCTCAAGTCGCACTGGCTGCTGCGGTGGGTAAGTCGAAAGTCAGCGTGTACTCCCGCCCACGAGTTGCCATCCTCCCAACCGGCGATGAAGTGGTGTCTATCGACTCCGAACCGGCCAGCAATCAGATTCGCAACTCCAACAGCTTTTCGTTGGCAGCGCAGGTGATTGCCGCCGGAGGGGAGCCGATCCAGCTTCCTATAGCGCCGGACGAGCCTGAACGTTTGCGCGAACTGATTGCCCAGGGACTCGAGAGTGATTTGCTGCTGCTGAGCGGTGGCGTCTCTGCTGGTGAATACGACTTGGTAGAGGACGTTCTTTCGCAGTTCTCCGCTGAATTCCTGTTTACCGGAGTGCAGATTCAACCGGGAAAGCCGCTCGTATTCGGGCGCGCTCTTTCCACGTCGCATGGACGTTTGATGTACTTCCTCGGATTACCGGGAAATCCCATCTCTACCATGGTCACGTTCGAACTTTTCGCCAGTATTCTGCTTCGAGCATTATCGGGAGCACCAGGATCAGGCTTGCGAGGAACGAAGGCCCGACTGGTAAAAGAAGTTCGTGTTAAGACAGGGCTCACTCGTTTTCTTCCAGCGCAGTTGTCAGGAAACTGGGATGATCCTGAAGTGGCGCCGGTTAAATGGCAGGGATCCGGAGATGTTGCAGCCTTCTCACGGGGAGATTGCCTGCTCGTGATCCCGCCGGATCGTGAGCATTTCAATCCCGGAGAATGGATGACCGTTCTACCTCTGCAGAGCTAATGGCCCGCAAACTCTCACACTACGATCGGAGTGGCCGTGCAACGATGGTCGATGTTTCGGAGAAGCAGCCGACCAAGCGGGAAGCAGAAGCCTCCGCGTTCGTGCGCATGTCTGAAGCTGTGCTTGCCGCCCTCCCCAGCAATCCCAAGGGCGATCCTCTGGAAGTGGCTCGCTTCGCCGGCATCGCGGCGGCTAAGCGAACTTCAGACTTGATACCAATGTGTCATCCCCTTCCCCTGACGTTCATTGATGTGACCACTCGCATATGCGAGAATGGCGTCGCTATTGCCTCGAAAGTAACTACGACTGCCATTACTGGCGTCGAGATGGAAGCGCTGGTAGCAGCAAGCGTTGCCGCCCTGACGGTCTACGATATGTGTAAGGCGCTGGACAAGGGCATCGTCATCGAGCACATCCGCCTGGAGAAGAAGTCCGGCGGCAAGAGCGGTCCGTACGTCCGACAACCGGGAAACTCCCGTCCGCCACGCCGGACGAGCCGATAAGACCTGAGTATGGCATCCAACATTCGCGTCCTGCTGGTGGACGACAACCCGATGATTCTGGCGCTGCTCAGGCAGGTGATCTCGCCGTTCGCGACGATAAAAACCATCGCGAATGCTGCAGAGGCCCTGATGCACGTAGTGGAATCGCCGCCCGACCTGCTCATCTCCGACTACTCCCTGCCTGAGTTAAATGGTAAGCAGTTGATCGAGAAGATTCACGGACGGCGCCAAACCGCCAAGCTTCCCGCAATTCTCATCGCAACCCGCAGCGAGATCACCGAGCAACTCCGCTCCATGCAGGACCAGGTCGAGGACATCATCGAGAAGCCATTTTTCACCAAAGAGATCTCCCGCCGCATCAAGCGCGTAGTCGACAAGATTTCTCTGGAGAAGATGGCGCGGGAAGCGCCCGGGGAGTCGGTAGTCCGGGGCAACCTGCAGCAGATGAATACCATGGACCTGTTCCAATCGCTGGAGCTCGGTCACAAAACCTGCCGCCTCACTCTTAGCAACGCCGGACAGCGTTGCGACCTTTACTTCAATGATGGACAAATCAATCACGCTCTGTTCGGCGGACTTCGCGGAGACGAAGCTGTCTTCAAGGTTCTCACCTGGACTGAAGGACTTTTCGAGATCGACTTCAGCGGCAGCAGCTCGGAGCAGACCACCACACGTTCCACTCAGGGCCTGCTGATGGAAGGCTTGCGTCTACTCGATGAAGCTAACCGCGACGCGGAAGAGAACGTGCTCGACGCGTGAAGCTGACCGCTGCAGTTCTCACGATCAGCGACTCCTCTTTTCGCGGATCACGCGAAGATCTCTCCGGACCGAGATTGCAACAAGTCCTCAAAGATGCAGGATTCGAAATCTCGCTGAGCAAGGTTCTTCCTGACGAGGCTCAGCAAATTGCGGCAGCTCTGCGCACAGCAGCAGCTCAGGCTCGCTTCGTCGTGACCACCGGAGGCACGGGAATCGCAGCGCGTGACGTGACCCCAGAAGCTACGCGCAGAGTATGCGAGCGCCTGCTCGACGGCGTTGCCGAGTTAATGCGCGCTGAGGGACTGAAGCAGACTCCTTTTGCCGCGCTCACGCGCGGAGTATGCGGAACACTAGGGACCTCGATCGTCCTAAACGTGCCCGGAAATCCCGCAGGTGCAGAGCAGTCCCTGAAAGTCGTGCTGCCCCTGATTCCCCACGCGCTCGACTTGCTCGCGGGCAAAACCGAGCATTAGTCAGTACGGCTGCGGTAGCCGCTGGGTCACTCAATTTGCCTCAATGCCGCCGCACATCGTCCAGGCGCTCATGCACCCGGCGGCTACGGCCTCCGGTACTGAGCCGCTCGTTGGCCAGCACGTTACAATAAAATTTCCCATCCGATTTGAACGCCATCAAACACATCCTCGCCCGGTATTCGCATTTTGTCTGGTCAGTCGTCGAACCACTTGGTTCCTGGGGAATCCTTGCAGTTGCGTTTATTGACTCTGCTGCTTTTGGTATTCCGCTTGACCCAGTTGTTGCTGGATATGTCTACGCCCATCCTCTGAAGATATGGCTGTGCGTTTTTATGGCCGCATTCGGATCTGCATTGGGTAGCCTGATCCCATACGGAATCGGTCGCGCTGGAGGAGAGCTGCTCCTCCTGAA encodes the following:
- a CDS encoding tetratricopeptide repeat protein; its protein translation is MKLKTGAIAFIFVLLSAISALAQTATIKGSVKDATGGMPGLAVQLRDSETGRKYNLKTDKKGEFFSIGVSPGKYDVTVTKDGKLVYSTKFQVSLSVEVNQLDMDLTPAPAGQEAVQAPAPTGKQETQPKLTEEQKKQIEETNKKNAEILKENAKIGNLNNLLKEAQADMTAKNYDGAVQVMQQAAEADNSQHDQVYGVYGDALLAAKKYPEAIDAYNKAVQIGSTQTRANSKQMVASYYNNLGQAYARTNKIPESIDAYNKAAEQDPTRASQFYYNEGAVLTNTGKADEANTAFTKAIQADPTHADAYYQRAINSLQKATVDKQGKMIAPAGTVDDFNKYLELQPTGPYADGAKQMLDTLGAKITTGFKTTKK
- the glp gene encoding gephyrin-like molybdotransferase Glp; translation: MSASQAHSRIERLLSFEDAQECVRSQAELLRKQPRTSEQVPLLESLGRTLAEEIVADRNLPPFPRATRDGYAVRAEDVQLIPTELRIVGQIRAGGELPEGFTKLSRGQAISIMTGAPVPSGANGVVMVEHTERKGDSVRLLRSVTNGENVVPLGSEARAGAVLIERGTRVSHAQVALAAAVGKSKVSVYSRPRVAILPTGDEVVSIDSEPASNQIRNSNSFSLAAQVIAAGGEPIQLPIAPDEPERLRELIAQGLESDLLLLSGGVSAGEYDLVEDVLSQFSAEFLFTGVQIQPGKPLVFGRALSTSHGRLMYFLGLPGNPISTMVTFELFASILLRALSGAPGSGLRGTKARLVKEVRVKTGLTRFLPAQLSGNWDDPEVAPVKWQGSGDVAAFSRGDCLLVIPPDREHFNPGEWMTVLPLQS
- the moaC gene encoding cyclic pyranopterin monophosphate synthase MoaC, which encodes MARKLSHYDRSGRATMVDVSEKQPTKREAEASAFVRMSEAVLAALPSNPKGDPLEVARFAGIAAAKRTSDLIPMCHPLPLTFIDVTTRICENGVAIASKVTTTAITGVEMEALVAASVAALTVYDMCKALDKGIVIEHIRLEKKSGGKSGPYVRQPGNSRPPRRTSR
- a CDS encoding response regulator translates to MASNIRVLLVDDNPMILALLRQVISPFATIKTIANAAEALMHVVESPPDLLISDYSLPELNGKQLIEKIHGRRQTAKLPAILIATRSEITEQLRSMQDQVEDIIEKPFFTKEISRRIKRVVDKISLEKMAREAPGESVVRGNLQQMNTMDLFQSLELGHKTCRLTLSNAGQRCDLYFNDGQINHALFGGLRGDEAVFKVLTWTEGLFEIDFSGSSSEQTTTRSTQGLLMEGLRLLDEANRDAEENVLDA
- a CDS encoding MogA/MoaB family molybdenum cofactor biosynthesis protein: MKLTAAVLTISDSSFRGSREDLSGPRLQQVLKDAGFEISLSKVLPDEAQQIAAALRTAAAQARFVVTTGGTGIAARDVTPEATRRVCERLLDGVAELMRAEGLKQTPFAALTRGVCGTLGTSIVLNVPGNPAGAEQSLKVVLPLIPHALDLLAGKTEH